A window of Zingiber officinale cultivar Zhangliang chromosome 5A, Zo_v1.1, whole genome shotgun sequence contains these coding sequences:
- the LOC121982147 gene encoding protein ALTERED PHOSPHATE STARVATION RESPONSE 1-like, with product MGCGGSKLQEEAAVSLCRQRSQLLAEAIRYRYDLADAHAAYARSLQSVAVALHEFLYGTRPPHQASPVLPLPSQRKGDPVPPFTPSPLPAAAAAAAVSLPFAAVHGHSQSHSGSHINFHPSDSDSDDISPFHSDGGSPLHHLPADDSAAVGKTYVNLNYAKKGPKSSVTHEQQPPNSEPVRFGSVDEPASVAGPYYGYPYPPQNSNFYPSYPSYQSHMNYGDGMSGGFFGFSSPPPNIPPPAMAASGSPTSREPPPPPTSTASAFDFLNPFESFDNYFAPYSPRRSSRELREEEGIPDLEDEDREVVKEAYGDPKYTASTSASANGANATYSGKTARRSKEVEINSADDASQRKAKPVEAGSSSEHEIHMIEKSVVAEPAERRSAGFTVSRNYQNDSEIVQEIKTQFDRVSQSVEQASKMLEVGKTLYQKKKSSHKVSVRRMICGLSLTSTNADLSYEEDDSLSSTLQKLYSWEQKLLAEVMDEEEMRVQYERKRQDLRYLSERGAEAEKLEAVETSIRKLSTKIRISIQVAGTISNKINQLRDGELWLRVCEIINGFEEMWRVMSECHLIQHQAISQAQNLDSAVPGGKPPDALETIKHLELVMAEWIANFSIWVTAQKMYVNALNGWLRKGIAYEPEVTDDGEVPFSPGRLGAPPVFVICNYWSSSIDMVSEMEVIKAAQSFIDNVLNIWKKHKAVQQQRQLTNKDKNSKLRSIEMEEQELLKQRKKLLTISSENKMPTIEHEDRGPTVISFQSSLGHVFEVVENFSANTMKLYQVLNKQTEEEKQRLAGEDARGS from the exons ATGGGTTGCGGAGGCTCCAAGCTCCAGGAGGAGGCCGCGGTGTCTCTCTGCCGCCAGCGATCCCAGCTCCTTGCCGAGGCCATCCGTTATCGATACGACCTCGCCGACGCTCACGCCGCCTACGCTCGATCCCTCCAATCCGTCGCTGTCGCCCTCCATGAGTTCCTATACGGCACCCGGCCGCCCCATCAGGCATCCCCCGTCCTCCCACTACCTTCCCAGAGGAAAGGTGATCCTGTTCCGCCATTCACGCCCTCACCCCTCCCCGCCGCCGCCGCTGCAGCGGCTGTGTCCCTTCCCTTCGCCGCTGTCCACGGCCACTCTCAATCTCACTCTGGTTCGCACATCAATTTCCACCCCTCCGATTCCGACTCGGATGATATTTCTCCATTTCACTCGGATGGAGGTTCTCCGCTTCACCACCTGCCCGCGGATGACTCTGCCGCCGTTGGGAAAACCTACGTCAACCTTAACTATGCGAAAAAGGGCCCGAAGTCGTCCGTCACCCACGAGCAGCAGCCTCCAAATTCCGAGCCGGTGCGTTTTGGCTCCGTCGATGAACCAGCTTCCGTGGCTGGCCCTTATTATGGCTACCCATATCCTCCTCAAAATTCCAACTTTTACCCTTCCTATCCTTCTTACCAATCACACATGAACTACGGGGATGGGATGAGTGGTGGGTTCTTTGGTTTCTCTTCGCCACCTCCAAACATTCCACCACCAGCCATGGCAGCAAGTGGGAGTCCTACTTCCCGGGAGCCTCCACCGCCTCCAACTTCTACGGCTTCAGCATTCGACTTTTTGAACCCATTTGAATCGTTTGATAATTATTTTGCGCCATACTCGCCTAGACGTAGCTCAAGGGAGTTGAGAGAGGAGGAAGGGATCCCTGATCTAGAAGATGAAGACCGGGAGGTAGTCAAGGAAGCATATGGCGATCCAAAGTACACAGCTTCCACATCAGCCTCTGCGAATGGTGCGAATGCAACGTACTCCGGCAAGACTGCTAGGCGATCAAAAGAAGTTGAGATAAACAGTGCTGATGATGCTTCCCAACGAAAGGCTAAGCCAGTGGAGGCAGGGAGCAGCTCGGAGCATGAGATTCACATGATTGAGAAGAGTGTGGTGGCTGAACCTGCAGAGCGGCGCTCTGCAGGATTTACAGTTTCCCGAAATTACCAGAATGATTCTGAGATCGTACAAGAGATAAAGACTCAGTTTGATAGGGTTTCGCAATCGGTTGAGCAGGCGTCCAAGATGCTTGAAGTCGGAAAAACTCTATatcagaaaaaaaaatcttctcaCAAAG TTTCTGTCAGGAGGATGATATGCGGGTTGTCTCTAACTTCGACCAATGCAGATCTGTCATATGAAGAAGATGACAGTCTTTCATCAACATTGCAGAAACTCTACAGTTGGGAACAAAAGCTTCTTGCAGAAGTCATG GATGAAGAAGAGATGAGAGTTCAATATGAAAGAAAACGTCAAGACTTGAGGTACTTGAGTGAAAGGGGTGCAGAAGCTGAAAAGCTTGAGGCAGTTGAAACTTCCATCAGAAAGTTATCTACAAAGATAAGAATATCCATTCAGGTTGCGGGcacaatttcaaataaaattaatcaGCTAAGGGATGGAGAACTCTGGTTACGAGTCTGTGAAATTATCAATGG TTTTGAAGAAATGTGGAGAGTCATGTCAGAATGCCATCTTATTCAGCATCAAGCAATATCCCAAGCACAAAACCTAGACTCTGCTGTGCCTGGAGGAAAGCCTCCTGATGCTTTGGAGACAATAAAGCATTTAGAATTGGTTATGGCTGAATGGATTGCCAATTTCTCTATTTGGGTTACCGCTCAAAAGATGTATGTCAACGCTTTGAATGGATGGTTAAGGAAAGGTATAGCTTATGAGCCTGAGGTTACTGATGATGGAGAGGTTCCTTTTTCTCCTGGGAGATTAGGTGCACCCCCTGTATTCGTTATCTGCAATTACTGGTCCTCCAGTATAGATATGGTATCTGAAATGGAAGTTATTAAAGCAGCACAGTCATTTATCGATAATGTCCTAAATATATGGAAAAAGCACAAAGCTGTGCAGCAGCAGAGGCAGTTAACAAATAAAGATAAGAATAGCAAACTAAGGTCAATTGAAATGGAAGAACAAGAACTGCTTAAACAGAGAAAGAAATTACTTACAATTTCTAGCGAGAACAAGATGCCAACAATTGAACATGAGGATCGTGGGCCGACTGTCATAAGTTTCCAGTCAAGTCTGGGACATGTCTTTGAAGTTGTGGAAAATTTTTCTGCTAATACCATGAAATTATATCAGGTTCTTAACAAGCAAACTGAAGAAGAGAAACAAAGATTGGCTGGAGAGGATGCAAGAGGGTCGTAG
- the LOC121983328 gene encoding uncharacterized protein LOC121983328: protein MEYHNSPCISEELSSNAPGRDLSENLEHGGAEMTVGEQPPMQEITNMENKDATHLHDILATAGFYEDEPISYQDFEMEEAYSKRGKVDTYSSIPRNDDVTIRHKLLFDLVNESMQSLLGPNLKCSMFKRWILGPTFSSQGKRLLEDLWNQIQLLLNSSVDGSNAPNSMVAQDLKMTTWPTMSYEDMDVVGRQIERVILLNLIDDIVREMCLRSN from the exons ATGGAATACCACAATTCACCCTGTATCTCTGAAGAGTTGAGTTCCAATGCTCCAGGAAGAG ATTTATCAGAAAATCTTGAGCATGGTGGAGCTGAAATGACAGTAGGAGAGCAGCCTCCAATGCAAGAAATAACTAACATGGAGAACAAGGATGCGACTCACTTGCATGATATCCTTGCAACTGCTGGGTTTTATGAGGATGAGCCAATCTCATACCAAGATTTTGAAATGGAAGAAGCATACAGCAAACGCGGCAAGGTGGATACTTATTCTTCGATACCTCGCAATGATGATGTAACTATACGACACAAACTTCTATTTGACTTGGTGAATGAGTCTATGCAAAGTCTGCTCGGTCCGAATCTAAAATGCTCCATGTTCAAGAGATGGATTCTAGGCCCAACTTTCTCatcacaaggaaaaagattgTTGGAAGACTTGTGGAATCAGATTCAGTTGCTCTTAAATTCCTCAGTTGATGGTTCTAATGCTCCAAATAGCATGGTGGCTCAAGATTTGAAGATGACAACTTGGCCAACGATGTCGTACGAAGACATGGATGTTGTAGGAAGGCAGATCGAGAGGGTCATTCTACTGAACTTGATCGACGATATTGTGAGAGAAATGTGTCTTCGGAGCAACTAG
- the LOC121983327 gene encoding probable phospholipase A2 homolog 2 gives MRSQRERFPVSLVTCFLLLPLAVFFHRIAASDSDAHINCSRRCVAENCNTIGIRYGKFCGVGWTGCPGEKPCDELDACCKAHDECVEKKGWRFCFLTSRCFFFYLSIIDLEIELFCIPPE, from the exons ATGCGGAGCCAACGGGAGAGATTTCCCGTCTCCCTCGTCACCTGCTTCCTCCTCCTACCCCTCGCAGTCTTCTTCCACCGCATCGCTGCTAGCGACTCCGACGCCCAT ATCAATTGCAGCAGGAGATGCGTAGCGGAGAACTGCAACA CCATTGGCATTCGATATGGGAAGTTCTGTGGCGTGGGTTGGACCGGTTGCCCTGGGGAGAAACCCTGCGATGAACTCGATGCTTGTTGCAAAGCCCACGATGAGTGTGTTGAGAAAAAAGGTTGGCGTTTTTGCTTTCTCACATCTCGCTGTTTTTTCTTTTATCTTAGTATAATAGACCTAGAAATTGAACTCTTTTGTATTCCACCTGAATAA
- the LOC121982149 gene encoding protein NLP1-like — MDAVPESSPARNLSDGAADLDFLDQFFSGDGWLEFPEFLDEFQSDTPKSISPFNPMSFSPLFEVNDNNPNPGMLETCYREGIGKPDASTCLPGDEYMNENLSSETRTSWQIQPGASSFSVEEKIVRVLDHFKEIQRDGEVLVQLWVPVKRGDQMFLTTYGQPFSLDPNCERLVNYRQVSTSYQFSAEESSGKALGLPGRVFIGRLPEWTPDVRYFNSYEYPRVDYAQRFGIRGSIGIPVFDHGRRSCLGVVEVIMTTQKINYTFELEKICNALQEVDLSSSSTVIVPQIKVSSDSYQAAVSEILEVLKTVCKIHMLPLAQTWVLCTQQGKKGFRHSDENYRECVSTADAACYVNDPSMIDFYEACSEYHLLKGQGIVGRAFITNQPCFFPDVTTFSKTEYPLVHHAKLFGLKGAVAIRLRSILTGNADFVLEFFLPTNCLLIEDQKLMLASLSRTMQHVCQNLRVVTNKELADDSTLWVNKMIPPNFLMESSSPEAEPGKIDHTVTTIEGQITRMSRDVAPLSNTEGGLKKKTSQDDHKDEIERFGIIRDRDDVEVISNALNISSMHKQHPVDMGKDDSDNENSMNFGSSSNPVVAKTTAKRHRKPEKNVSLEVLQKYFSGSLKDAAKSVGVCPTTLKRICRQHGITRWPSRKIKKVDHSLKKLQVVIDSVHGADKAIQLSSLYKNFTTVPISEKNSSGDSQDRNSSGDFPVSKSIQHDCPNTNQDVDARSSHHHSSSSHSSCSQTSTPSLSSPGGEQHCIQIANPGMKQEENHEKISGIPQGANREMDLHLSSQSTWIYPNEFQSHKSLGEHYSSLEPTGNLKSNWMIVKATYGEEKVRIRLDPSWNFEKLRHEILKRFNIVVENSVNLHYVDDESEWVLLTCDADLQECIHIYRLSDVQTIKISVQEIGTHGP; from the exons ATGGATGCCGTTCCTGAGAGTTCACCGGCGCGAAATCTGTCTGATGGGGCTGCCGATTTGGATTTTCTGGATCAGTTTTTCTCTGGAGATGGCTGGTTGGAATTTCCTGAATTCCTTGATGAATTCCAATCTGATACGCCTAAATCCATCAGCCCCTTCAACCCTATGAGCTTTTCGCCGCTTTTTGAGGTCAACGATAACAACCCTAATCCGGGTATGCTGGAGACCTGTTATCGAGAAGGCATAGGGAAGCCAGATGCATCTACGTGTCTTCCCGGGGATGAATACATGAACGAGAATCTAAGCTCGGAGACAAGAACGAGTTGGCAGATTCAACCAGGGGCTTCCAGTTTCTCTGTGGAAGAGAAAATCGTACGGGTACTTGATCACTTCAAGGAGATCCAAAGGGATGGAGAAGTACTAGTTCAGTTATGGGTGCCTGTGAAGAGAGGAGACCAGATGTTTCTTACAACGTACGGTCAACCTTTCTCACTCGACCCGAATTGTGAGAGACTTGTAAACTATCGACAAGTCTCCACCAGCTATCAGTTCTCAGCCGAAGAGAGCTCTGGAAAGGCATTAGGGTTGCCTGGTCGAGTATTTATAGGAAGATTGCCTGAGTGGACACCAGATGTTCGATACTTTAACAGCTATGAGTACCCACGTGTGGACTATGCACAGCGGTTTGGAATACGTGGAAGTATAGGAATTCCTGTTTTTGATCATGGTCGTCGTTCTTGCTTGGGAGTTGTGGAAGTTATCATGACAACTCAGAAAATAAACTACACGTTTGAGCTTGAGAAAATTTGCAATGCTCTGCAG GAAGTAGATCTTAGTAGTTCTTCAACAGTGATTGTTCCACAGATTAAG GTGAGTAGTGATTCTTACCAAGCAGCTGTATCTGAGATTCTGGAGGTCCTAAAAACTGTTTGCAAGATTCACATGTTACCATTAGCTCAAACTTGGGTACTATGCACACAACAAGGTAAAAAAGGCTTCCGCCATTCTGATGAAAACTATAGGGAATGTGTCTCCACTGCTGATGCTGCTTGTTATGTAAATGACCCTTCTATGATTGATTTTTATGAGGCCTGCTCCGAGTATCACTTGCTAAAAGGACAAGGTATTGTTGGTAGAGCTTTCATCACAAATCAACCATGCTTTTTTCCGGATGTTACCACTTTCAGTAAGACAGAGTATCCGCTTGTTCACCATGCAAAGTTGTTTGGTTTGAAAGGTGCTGTTGCAATACGCCTTCGGAGTATTCTTACTGGAAATGCTGATTTTGTATTGGAGTTCTTTCTCCCTACAAATTGCTTACTGATTGAAGACCAAAAACTGATGCTTGCTTCATTATCAAGAACTATGCAACATGTTTGCCAAAATTTAAGGGTTGTCACCAATAAGGAGCTAGCAGATGATTCGACATTATGGGTAAATAAAATGATTCCTCCAAACTTTTTGATGGAAAGTTCTTCGCCTGAAGCAGAACCAGGTAAAATAGATCACACTGTCACTACTATTGAAGGTCAGATAACAAGGATGTCTAGGGATGTTGCACCTTTATCAAATACAGAAGGAGGCTTGAAGAAAAAAACAAGCCAAGATGATCATAAGGATGAAATAGAAAGATTTGGTATCATAAGGGACAGAGATGATGTTGAAGTGATATCAAATGCACTAAATATATCTTCAATGCATAAGCAGCATCCAGTAGACATGGGCAAAGATGATAGTGATAATGAAAATTCTATGAATTTTGGTAGTAGTAGTAATCCGGTGGTGGCAAAGACAACAGCAAAGAGGCACAGAAAACCAGAGAAGAATGTCAGTTTGGAAGTTCTTCAGAAATATTTTTCTGGTAGCCTGAAAGATGCTGCAAAGAGTGTCGGTG TGTGCCCTACTACACTTAAAAGAATCTGTCGGCAGCATGGAATAACTCGTTGGCCTTCCCGGAAGATAAAGAAAGTAGACCACTCTTTAAAGAAACTGCAGGTTGTTATTGACTCAGTTCATGGAGCTGATAAAGCCATTCAACTAAgttccctgtataaaaatttcaCAACAGTACCCATCTCAGAGAAGAATTCATCAGGAGACTCTCAAGATAGAAACTCGTCAGGAGATTTTCCAGTATCCAAATCGATCCAACATGACTGTCCAAATACTAATCAGGACGTAGATGCTAGATCAAGTCATCACCATTCATCATCTTCTCACTCATCATGCAGTCAAACTTCGACTCCAAGTCTCTCATCTCCAGGTGGAGAACAGCACTGTATTCAGATTGCTAACCCTGGAATGAAGCAAGAAGAAAACCATGAGAAAATTAGTGGTATTCCTCAGGGAGCAAATAGGGAGATGGATTTGCATCTGTCATCTCAAAGCACATGGATTTATCCTAATGAATTTCAGAGTCACAAATCACTTGGAGAGCATTATTCTTCTTTGGAGCCTACTGGAAATCTTAAAAGCAATTGGATGATAGTAAAAGCCACATATGGTGAAGAGAAAGTTAGGATACGATTAGATCCTAGTTGGAACTTTGAAAAGTTGAGACATGAGATCTTGAAGAGGTTCAATATAGTTGTTGAAAATTCTGTGAATCTCCATTACGTCGATGATGAGTCGGAGTGGGTTTTACTAACATGTGATGCAGATCTTCAGGAGTGCATTCATATATATAGATTGTCAGATGTTCAAACAATAAAAATTTCTGTCCAAGAAATTGGTACTCATGGACCATAG
- the LOC121980097 gene encoding uncharacterized protein LOC121980097, which yields MKDHILEEYLTFFDSGKMDKSHRSAPKKHGDGFEAPRNSLDISSASRGYHCVTGDVQRLIDGETSSSRQTSDRSVGPSVVARLMGMNSIPEQSLKVHTKEHEIYRSRRLMEASKATVSSTSSRESKDSLLVNSKGRHSKAESRGKPHRRQHPQEEQLKKFKVEFEAWQASKLWEHSKQLKHKTDGDGMDYQTLLAQEILCKEKMAKYLDTNKKVTEKNPTGLIAQGKQIIDTKEEVSFDCFRVTKTDRKQERTNSATRIVILKPNFERIDGDEEQLAASSDQFGKENSMEDFLEEVKQRLRTEVQGRSRNNFVSRGNVVRTSFDESAMNPKQIAHDIAKQIRESVTRDMGMNLLRSNSTRTVRSDMQISPVDSPEFIGRDMRKFLSQKSKNVLKNELLLENPLTIHGDSGASSNKGKKISKLISDFSDKVNESDPSPTQKFLTINSDSEPQRNLIRSFSAPMSGTDFGKLLLEDQHIASAQIHRKHEPSDNNFSETRKQRKDSFNLKGTVSNLKHNLNLKGMLFGRKNQPIKESTQGKFISVDKTAMAQARLFLTLSKLVYLLLATCIIVLMQTIFL from the exons ATGAAGGATCACATATTGGAGGAATATCTTACTTTTTTCGACTCCGGTAAAATGGATAAATCCCACAGATCGGCACCGAAGAAGCATGGAGATG GTTTCGAAGCTCCCCGGAATAGCTTGGACATATCCAGTGCATCTAGAGGGTATCACTGTGTCACTGGAGATGTTCAG AGGTTGATTGATGGAGAGACATCTAGTTCTAGGCAAACAAGTGATAGATCTGTTGGACCGAGTGTCGTTGCCCGATTAATGGGAATGAACTCAATTCCAGAACAAAGTCTGAAAGTTCACACAAAGGAACATGAAATCTATAGATCAAGAAGATTGATGGAAGCAAGCAAAGCCACCGTGAGTTCTACATCCTCTAGGGAATCAAAGGACAGCTTACTCGTAAATAGTAAAGGAAGACATTCAAAAGCTGAGAGCAGAGGAAAGCCACACCGACGACAACATCCACAAGAAGAGCAGCTGAAGAAGTTCAAGGTGGAGTTTGAGGCATGGCAGGCTTCCAAGTTATGGGAACATTCAAAGCAACTGAAACATAAGACAGATGGAGATGGCATGGATTACCAAACCCTCCTTGCACAAGAAATTCTGTGCAAGGAAAAAATGGCTAAGTATTTGGATACCAATAAAAAAGTGACCGAAAAGAATCCCACCGGCCTCATAGCTCAAGGAAAACAAATAATTGATACAAAAGAAGAGGTCAGTTTTGATTGCTTCCGAGTTACTAAGACTGATAGGAAACAAGAGAGAACTAATTCAGCTACACGAATAGTGATACTGAAGCCTAATTTTGAGAGGATTGACGGCGACGAGGAGCAATTAGCTGCATCCTCTGATCAGTTTGGGAAGGAAAATAGCATGGAAGATTTTCTTGAAGAGGTGAAGCAAAGGCTCAGAACTGAAGTTCAAGGAAGGAGTAGAAACAATTTTGTATCAAGAGGAAATGTAGTGAGGACTTCATTTGATGAAAGCGCGATGAATCCAAAACAAATTGCTCATGACATAGCAAAACAGATAAGGGAAAGTGTGACCAGAGACATGGGAATGAATCTGTTGCGATCAAACTCAACTAGAACTGTTAGGAGTGACATGCAAATTAGTCCGGTTGACTCACCGGAGTTCATTGGAAGAGATATGAGGAAATTTCTATCCCAGAAATCAAAGAATGTGCTAAAAAATGAGTTACTTTTGGAGAATCCTTTAACTATCCATGGAGATTCAGGTGCTTCCTCcaacaaaggaaagaaaatatcAAAGTTGATATCTGATTTCTCAGACAAAGTGAATGAATCAGATCCAAGTCCAACTCAGAAATTTCTGACAATCAACTCAGATTCAGAACCACAACGGAACCTGATCAGATCATTTTCTGCACCAATGTCTGGAACAGATTTCGGGAAGCTCCTCTTAGAGGACCAGCATATTGCTTCTGCTCAAATTCACAGGAAGCATGAACCATCTGATAATAATTTTTCAgaaacaaggaaacaaagaaAGGATAGTTTTAACTTGAAAGGAACAGTTTCCAATCTAAAACATAATTTAAATCTTAAAGGAATGTTGTTTGGGAGAAAGAATCAGCCAATAAAGGAATCAACTCAAGGCAAATTCATTTCAGTAGACAAAACAGCCATGGCTCAGGCAAGGCTGTTCTTAACTTTGTCGAAACTAGTTTATCTGCTATTAGCAACTTGTATCATTGTTTTGATGCAAACTATTT TTTTGTAG